The following proteins are co-located in the Sphaeramia orbicularis chromosome 24, fSphaOr1.1, whole genome shotgun sequence genome:
- the churc1 gene encoding protein Churchill yields MCNGCVQKEYPDRGNTCLENGSYLMNYLGCANCHQRDFVLISNKATEDEDGEEIVTYDHVCKNCDHVIARHEYTFSVVDEYQEYTMLCMLCGKAEDSISVLPDDPRQSAPLF; encoded by the exons ATGTGTAACGGCTGCGTGCAAAAAGAGTACCCGGACCGG GGGAACACATGCCTGGAAAATGGATCTTACCTGATGAACTACCTGGGCTGTGCCAACTGCCACCAGAGGGACTTCGTACTCATCAGTAACAAAGCCACGGAGGATGAGGATGGAGAGGAGATTGTCACATATGACC ATGTTTGCAAAAACTGTGATCATGTCATCGCCAGGCATGAATATACTTTTTCTGTTGTTGATGAATATCAG GAGTACACTATGCTCTGCATGCTGTGTGGGAAGGCAGAAGACTCCATCAGTGTGTTACCAGACGACCCCAGACAATCTGCACCCCTCTTCTAG
- the ttbk2b gene encoding tau-tubulin kinase 2b, with translation MSGAGEHTDILSVADVVRDRWKVVRKIGGGGFGEIYEVLDQLSQATVALKVESAQQPKQVLKMEVAVLKKLQGKDHVCRFVGCGRNDRFNYVVMELQGRNLADLRRTMTRGTFSVSTTLRLGKQILEAIESIHSVGFLHRDIKPSNFAMGRLASTCRCCYMLDFGLARQFTNSSQEVRPPRPVAGFRGTVRYASINAHKNKEMGRHDDLWSLFYMLVEFMVGQLPWRKIKDKEQVGNLKETYDHRLMLKHLPSEFSTFLDHILTLDYFTKPDYQLLMSVFDNAMKSHNVLENDPYDWEKCDSEDMLTITAAATTAQQLTRLTPAYLGMANASVLPGELQRENTEDVLQGERLSDADNCPPIPTPTTPGGDVWEEMDRNRNHKHTQPVIRKVVSEDEHSQNQGNQSPNTGSMQSSPRRVRSETMFLERAAPLLRRMRHSQSLAFEKRLAPEPKPTIERFLEAYLGKQRPVLSHVGEKTIPERGHRTPNEEHSGTATPDPEEGAASSGFVAVNLSPVPQEGDSQEWVMLELEQGSGSGATKPPAEASHEDKPGTHTPAETENHSSDPQDGQSTAVPSSPVLSQMNMPGTWLLGHRRLPGMLGQMPSVIMGRSQMEQSSSGALQSPVQEKSDVIPLEAPSGKSDELPEEILKDGGRRLELAPVPSMTKGPAAHLTNDRDPESDSGLPDRSSEPNQQPHGDTAGGAVESTVTVSSSPPPVLLRRRDSPSSPRLSRIPVRDPSTPLDSPSRDLNIERRHRWSSPVPGSPTHSPSPSLSCDNLPSALPRDRLSSERGSRSDGAGEDPLSLSSSSGSKSKIPRPVSASFLPEQLTSRFLPRPPPGKPPIRPCVDNRRRRLRVRASSTSDADFLASLTQLMQDRSGMLFSPPPRPRSSSSSLQRSLSSSPSRQELREGGVLQGRSRSPSSFSGSPPRHAYPQDRSSGPGQWGHSSRGRGLIHDGKGSCKASR, from the exons ATGAGTGGGGCTGGAGAGCACACAGACATCCTGTCAGTGGCAGACGTAGTGAGGGACAGATGGAAAGTG GTGAGGAAGATAGGTGGTGGTGGGTTTGGGGAGATCTATGAGGTTCTGGATCAGCTGAGCCAGGCCACTGTGGCCTTAAAGGTGGAGTCAGCTCAGCAACCTAAGCAGGTGCTGAAGATGGAGGTAGCTGTGCTGAAGAAACTTCAAG GCAAAGACCATGTGTGCCGCTTTGTGGGCTGTGGGAGAAACGATCGGTTTAATTATGTGGTGATGGAACTTCAG GGGAGGAACCTTGCAGATCTGCGCAGAACCATGACCCGTGGCACATTTTCTGTTTCCACAACTTTGAGGCTTGGGAAGCAGATTTTAGAGGCCATTGAAAGCATCCATTCTGTAGGCTTTTTGCATCGTGACATCAAACCT TCTAACTTTGCAATGGGAAGACTGGCCAGTACCTGCAGATGCTGCTATATGCTTGATTTTGGTTTGGCCCGACAGTTTACCAACTCAAGCCAAGAAGTCCGTCCA CCTCGTCCTGTCGCAGGCTTTAGAGGAACTGTGAGATATGCTTCAATCAATGCTCATAAGAATAAG GAAATGGGTCGTCATGATGACCTCTGGTCTCTCTTCTACATGCTGGTTGAGTTTATGGTCGGTCAGCTGCCCTGGAGGAAAATCAAAGACAAA GAACAAGTAGGAAATCTGAAGGAGACATACGACCATCGCCTCATGCTTAAACACCTTCCCTCAGAGTTTAGCACTTTCCTGGATCATATCTTGACCTTGGACTACTTCACTAAGCCTGACTATCAG CTTCTGATGTCAGTATTTGACAATGCTATGAAGAGCCACAACGTGCTGGAGAATGACCCCTATGACTGGGAGAAATGTGATTCAGAGGATATGCTGACCATCACTGCCGCAGCAACCACAGCTCAGCAGCTCACTCGCCTCACACCAGCATACTTGGG CATGGCCAATGCTTCGGTGCTGCCAGGCGAGCTACAGAGGGAAAATACTGAGGATGTCCTGCAAGGGGAGCGCCTCAGTGATGCTGACAACTGCCCCCCGATTCCCACACCGACAACACCTGGTGGAGATGTGTGGGAAGAGATGGACCGCAACCGAAACCACAAACACACTCAGCCAGTGATCAGAAAG GTGGTGAGTGAAGATGAGCACAGTCAGAATCAGGGGAACCAGAGTCCCAACACTGGCTCCATGCAGAGTTCTCCGAGAAGAGTGCGATCGGAGACCATGTTCTTGGAACGAGCTGCACCGCTGCTCCGAAGGATGAGGCACAGTCAGAGCCTAGCCTTTGAAAAGAGGCTTGCACCTGAACCAAAGCCCACCATTGAACGCTTCCTGGAGGCCTA CCTGGGCAAACAGCGGCCTGTCCTTTCTCATGTTGGAGAGAAAACCATCCCTGAGAGGGGACATCGGACGCCCAACGAGGAACACTCTGGCACGGCGACGCCGGACCCGGAGGAGGGCGCAGCCAGCAGTGGTTTTGTCGCAGTCAACCTGAGTCCCGTTCCTCAGGAGGGAGATTCCCAGGAATGGGTGATGCTGGAATTGGAGCAAGGGAGTGGTTCTGGAGCCACTAAACCTCCAGCTGAAGCCTCACATGAGGACAAGCCTGGAACTCACACACCTGCTGAAACTGAGAACCACTCGTCTGATCCACAGGATGGACAGTCCACAGCCGTACCCAGCAGCCCCGTGCTGTCGCAGATGAACATGCCTGGCACGTGGTTACTGGGCCACAGGAGGCTGCCGGGGATGCTGGGACAAATGCCATCAGTCATTATGGGGAGATCCCAGATGGAACAG TCTTCCAGTGGTGCGTTACAGTCCCCTGTACAGGAGAAGAGTGATGTAATTCCACTCGAAGCCCCATCCGGCAAATCTGACGAGCTTCCAGAGGAAATCTTGAAGGACGGAGGGAGGAGGTTGGAATTAGCACCAGTGCCAAGCATGACAAAAGGCCCCGCAGCTCATCTCACAAACGACAGAGACCCGGAGAGCGATTCTGGGCTGCCCGACCGCTCCTCAGAGCCCAATCAGCAGCCTCATGGTGACACAGCGGGAGGCGCTGTGGAGAGCACTGTGACCGTCTCCTCCTCTCCACCTCCGGTTCTCCTCAGAAGAAGAGACTCTCCCTCATCCCCGAGACTGAGCAGAATCCCGGTTCGAGACCCCAGCACCCCTCTGGACTCTCCTAGCAGGGACCTTAACATAGAGAGACGCCACCGCTGGAGCAGCCCCGTCCCCGGCTCCCCCACCCACTCACCCTCCCCATCTCTGTCCTGTGACAACCTGCCGTCTGCTTTACCCAGAGACAGGCTGTCCTCAGAACGGGGCTCCAGGTCTGACGGAGCAGGAGAAGatcctctctctctgtcctcctcttcaGGTAGTAAAAGTAAAATCCCCCGACCTGTGAGTGCATCCTTTCTACCTGAGCAGCTCACGAGCAGGTTTCTGCCTCGACCTCCTCCTGGTAAACCTCCCATCCGCCCATGTGTGGACAACAG ACGGCGGCGGTTAAGAGTGCGTGCCAGCAGCACTAGTGACGCAGACTTCCTGGCCAGTCTGACCCAGCTGATGCAGGACCGCAGTGGGATGCTCTTCAGCCCCCCTCCTCGCCCTCGCAGCTCTTCTTCCTCCCTGCAGCGCTCGCTCAGTTCCTCCCCTTCCCGCCAGGAGCTCCGTGAGGGCGGGGTTCTCCAGGGACGCAGCCGCTCTCCATCCAGCTTCTCCGGGTCTCCTCCTCGCCACGCTTACCCACAAGACAGATCCAGCGGGCCGGGTCAGTGGGGTCACAGCTCCAGGGGGAGGGGCCTGATCCACGATGGAAAAGGCTCCTGCAAAGCGAGTCGATGA